One segment of Hemibagrus wyckioides isolate EC202008001 linkage group LG05, SWU_Hwy_1.0, whole genome shotgun sequence DNA contains the following:
- the LOC131352526 gene encoding G2/M phase-specific E3 ubiquitin-protein ligase-like has protein sequence MKKHGRVCGSRCLGPMKFLSGVEGNAGLLASRETASRTDRCVFLCRAVKVNEKVTIQIESGLLSRDSHRAIGIGFTNASPLNAARGLRDSPHTGVVPLPEDLCLPGAQFEFWMNYAHFVIIRASDRKKYYMKAEGLNLHEPLFVFLDFRGSTSTVRLLGSKKGDRTSCTFIPSDPIGSKEQALNDNLLNLSLISDDNANSDQTVFRDAPAWQASPSHPHTRPRVSSQRSGQGEQRQTADNRGLKRRLHSSVEETDVTSLLRTFQLQYLSSNEVHLIIQRTRLLRSAFDAFSNRNFSWTKKPFITFAGEEAFDNGGPRREFFRLLMMEVQSSLGVFEGNPKHLFFTYDQIALQQRKYEQAGKLVAWSVVHGGPGLKALDPHLYQLMCGVQTDLTDFDWHLIPDPDVQRKAEKILSCRTAEHLCALQRELGDWISDCGFPGIYRPNICIQDVPKIYSYVVRHYIYLRVSNMIDQFIKGLNSCGKLWNIVKANWIDFLPIFTKTYERLSRSSFRALFEISWSAEGTKRREEEEATIYYWEMVLKMIEEQETELRFEELLVFITASDEVPVLGFPEKLSIHFYKPETRGCRLPYASTCMMGLFLPRGIRSHVKLNQMLLRAVRDSSGFGKS, from the exons atga AGAAACATGGGCGTGTTTGCGGGAGCCGCTGCCTGGGTCCCATGAAATTTCTTTCTGGAGTGGAGGGAAACGCAGGGCTTCTCGCCTCCAGGGAGACGGCGTCCCGCACAGACAGATGTGTTTTCCTTTGCCGCGCAGTAAAAGTAAATGAGAAGGTCACGATACAGATCGAAAGTGGACTCTTGTCGCGGGACAGTCACAGAGCTATCGGGATCGGGTTTACTAATGCCTCACCGCTCAATGCTGCACGGGGCCTGAGGGACAGTCCACACACCGGTGTAGTACCACTACCGGAGGACTTGTGTCTGCCTGGTGCACAATTTGAGTTCTGGATGAATTATGCACATTTTGTGATTATCCGGGCAAGCGATCGAAAGAAATATTACATGAAAGCAGAGGGACTAAATCTGCATGAGCCGCTGTTTGTTTTCTTGGATTTTCGTGGAAGCACGAGCACAGTGCGGCTTTTGG GTTCAAAGAAGGGGGATCGCACGTCCTGCACTTTCATTCCATCAGACCCAATAGGAAGCAAAGAGCAAGCTCTTAATGACAACCTCCTTAACCTCAGTCTCATCTCTGATGATAATGCAAATTCAG accAAACTGTTTTCAGAGATGCACCAGCATGGCAAGCTAGTCCCTCCCACCCACATACTCGTCCACGTGTATCTAGTCAAAGATCAGGTCAAGGCGAACAGAGACAGACTGCAGACAACAGAGGTTTAAAGagaagacttcactcttcagTG GAGGAGACGGATGTGACGTCTTTGCTGAGAACATTTCAACTGCAGTATCTCAGCTCTAATGAGGTACATCTGATCATCCAGAGGACAAGGCTTCTGAGGAGTGCGTTCGATGCTTTTTCCAACAGGAACTTCTCCTGGACCAAAAAACCTTTTATCACGTTCGCTGGCGAGGAGGCTTTCGACAACGGTGGTCCGAGGAGAGAGTTTTTTAG GCTCCTGATGATGGAAGTGCAAAGCAGCCTGGGCGTTTTTGAGGGAAACCCAAAACACTTGTTCTTCACTTACGACCAGATTGCTTTGCAGCAGCGTAAATACGAGCAAGCTGGGAAACTGGTAGCTTGGTCTGTCGTTCACGGAGGACCAGGACTCAAAGCTCTAGACCCTCACCTTTACCAGCTCATGTGTGGCGTACAGACAGACCTAACAGACTTTGACTGGCATCTCATACCAGATCCCGACGTccaaagaaaagcagaaaaa ATTTTATCCTGCAGGACAGCTGAACACCTCTGTGCTCTGCAAAGAGAATTAGGAGACTGGATCAGTGATTGTGGATTTCCAGGCATTTATAGACCGAACATTTGCATCCAAGACGTTCCTAAGATTTACTCCTATGTCGTGAGGCACTATATTTATCTCAG GGTGTCGAATATGATCGACCAGTTCATCAAAGGCTTGAACTCATGCGGAAAGCTGTGGAACATAGTAAAAGCCAACTGGATCGATTTCCTGCCTATTTTTACCAAAACGTACGAACGGCTATCGCGATCATCATTCAGAGCCCTGTTCGAAATCAGCTGGAGTGCCGAAGGTAccaagaggagagaggaggaagaggcaACTATCTACTACTGGGAAATGGTGCTTAAGATGATTGAGG AACAAGAGACAGAGCTGCGTTTCGAAGAGCTGCTTGTTTTTATCACGGCGTCAGATGAGGTTCCAGTGTTGGGGTTCCCTGAAAAACTCAGCATCCACTTCTACAAGCCTGAGACGAGAGGCTGTCGTCTACCCTACGCGTCCACATGCATGATGGGACTTTTCCTTCCACGGGGGATCAGGAGTCACGTAAAACTCAACCAGATGCTGCTGAGAGCAGTGAGGGACTCGAGTGGATTTGGAAAATCATAA
- the nkx6.3 gene encoding homeobox protein Nkx-6.3, producing MEPNLSGSFLFNNGLNQFPTDIKAPVCQYSVPNSFYKLSPGNLNAQLQAGTPHGISDILSRSVVGAPANTALLSGYSSMGGFSGTVPTPGVYYNRDYTPTTLGAFPKPSECPGMKGRTSCWVEGGYDWRGGRQQCGNIDGGHPGETVGRKKHTRPTFSGHQIFALEKTFEQTKYLAGPERARLAYSLGMTESQVKVWFQNRRTKWRKKSASEPSSTQASRAERQGASDTELEDEEYNKPLDPDSDDEKIHLLLRKHRRSFSVLRLGPHHV from the exons ATGGAGCCCAACCTGTCCGGGTCTTTCCTCTTCAACAACGGTTTGAACCAGTTCCCGACGGACATCAAGGCGCCCGTGTGCCAATACTCTGTGCCCAACAGCTTCTACAAGCTCAGCCCTGGCAACCTGAACGCCCAGCTGCAGGCGGGCACAccacacggcatcagtgacatCCTGAGCCGCTCTGTAGTGGGAGCCCCGGCTAACACCGCACTGCTCTCGGGATATTCCAGCATGGGGGGTTTCAGTGGCACCGTGCCCACTCCAGGGGTGTATTATAACCGGGATTACACCCCAACAACTTTGGGTGCTTTCCCCAAACCTAGTGAGTGTCCGGGCATGAAGGGACGCACCAGCTGCTGGGTGGAAGGAGGCTACgactggagaggaggaagacAACAGTGCGGCAACA TAGACGGTGGACATCCTGGTGAGACAGTGGGCAGGAAGAAACACACACGGCCGACGTTCAGCGGGCATCAGATCTTCGCCCTGGAGAAAACCTTCGAGCAGACCAAATACCTAGCGGGACCTGAGAGAGCGAGACTGGCGTACTCCCTGGGCATGACTGAGTCACAGGTCAAA GTGTGGTTCCAGAACCGGCGCACTAAGTGGCGTAAGAAGAGTGCGTCTGAGCCGAGCTCCACTCAGGCATCCAGGGCCGAGAGACAGGGCGCCTCAGACACCGAGCTGGAGGATGAGGAGTACAACAAACCTCTGGACCCCGACTCGGACGACGAGAAGATCCACCTGCTGCTGCGCAAACACCGCAGATCATTCTCAGTGCTACGCCTGGGGCCACATcatgtctga